In the Styela clava chromosome 8, kaStyClav1.hap1.2, whole genome shotgun sequence genome, one interval contains:
- the LOC120345427 gene encoding leucine-rich repeat-containing protein 57-like, whose product MGNQNSVKKHIEHAERTGVCQLSSMGLDEFPAQLLGLSSKLRTLDLSSNKLRGLPEAIGNFAVLKSIILNSNSLSILCDGICKLRKLESLSISHNRLVSLPPDIGKITSLKVINLQGNKLGDIPVGLTQLKHLDSLNLSHNSIKRIPDEMKDLQAVELNLNQNQISSIPECLHQCPRLKVLRFEENCVPLNAVPEKLLTESKISLLAFDGNLFDQKTFQDAPGYGKYMERYTATKKKFD is encoded by the coding sequence ATGGGCAATCAAAATTCAGTAAAAAAACACATCGAACATGCTGAAAGGACTGGAGTATGTCAACTCAGTAGCATGGGATTGGATGAATTTCCTGCTCAACTCCTGGGGTTATCAAGTAAATTGAGAACTTTGGATTTATCAAGTAATAAACTCCGTGGACTACCAGAAGCAATTGGGAATTTTGCAGTGCTGAAAAGCATCATCTTGAATTCCAATTCACTGAGCATCTTATGTGATGGCATATGCAAGTTACGAAAGTTGGAAAGTCTTTCCATTTCACACAATCGACTTGTATCACTTCCTCCTGATATAGGAAAAATAACAAGCTTGAAAGTTATAAATTTACAAGGGAATAAACTTGGGGACATTCCCGTTGGTTTGACTCAACTAAAACACCTTGATTCTCTTAATTTATCACATAATTCAATCAAAAGAATACCCGATGAAATGAAAGATCTTCAAGCTGTCGAACTCAATCTTAATCAAAATCAGATCTCTTCAATACCAGAATGTTTGCATCAATGTCCGAGATTAAAAGTTTTGAGATTCGAAGAAAATTGTGTGCCCCTGAATGCAGTTCCTGAAAAACTATTAACAGAATCCAAAATTTCTCTTCTCGCTTTTGATGGTAATTTGTTTGATCAAAAAACATTTCAAGATGCTCCTGGTTATGGCAAATATATGGAAAGATATACTGCAACTAAAAAGAAATTTGACTGA